One stretch of Astatotilapia calliptera chromosome 3, fAstCal1.2, whole genome shotgun sequence DNA includes these proteins:
- the LOC113019510 gene encoding Fc receptor-like protein 5 produces the protein MKPASLQQLLCLNLLLCCTTNQARLTVSPSSSQFFKGDFVSLSCEEDDSSAGWTLRRNPKTQTKTQCGDGWGKPAGSSCNISYIDPLDSGVYWCESREGPISNMVNLTVTGGSVILQSPVLPVMEGDDVTLLCKTKTTPSNLPAAFYKDGSLIREEPTGHMTIQHVSRSDEGLYKCDISGHGESPSSWITVTGDT, from the exons ATGAAACCAGCATCTCTTCAGCAGCTGCTCT GTCTGAActtactgctgtgctgcacaacaaaccaag ctcgtctgactgtgagtcccagcagctctcagttctttaaaggagactttgtgtctctgagctgtgaggaggatgacagctctgctggatggactctgaggagaaacccAAAGACACAAACGAAGACTCAGTGTGGAGATGGGTGGGGAAAACCAGCTGGTTCTTCCTGTAACATCAGCTACATCGACCCATtggacagtggagtttactggtgtgagtccagagagggtcccatcagcaacatggttaacctgacagtcactg gtggatcagtgatcctgcagagtcctgtcctccctgtgatggagggagatgacgtcactctgctctgtaaaacaaagaccactccctccaacctcccagctgctttctataaagatggctccctcatcagggaggagcctacaggtcacatgaccatccagcatgtttccaggtctgatgaaggcctctacaagtgtgacatcagcggtcatggagagtctccatccagctggatcactgtcacaggtgacaca
- the LOC113019511 gene encoding V-set domain-containing T-cell activation inhibitor 1-like isoform X3 — protein MKLWEIRKEMLLKTALTAFVLSCFLGRLDCEELTVKQAKDVTLECYGPSDANIMISWQKPDLQSEYYVFYISDEHIHKDKQHESFKGRVELKDPEIKNGNFSVILKNVTMNDAGKYECYAGYNRQRPQLLKSINLKVRQYSIRTKTRGVELMA, from the exons ATGAAGCTGTGGGAGATAAGAAAGGAAATGCtgttaaaaacagctttaaccGCGTTTGTCCTCTCATGTTTCCTGGGACGTCTGGACTGTGAAG AGCTAACAGTCAAACAAGCAAAGGATGTAACTCTGGAGTGCTATGGCCCCAGTGATGCTAACATAATGATAAGCTGGCAAAAGCCTGACCTGCAGTCAGAGTATTATGTGTTCTACATCAGCGATGAACACattcacaaagacaaacagcatGAATCATTTAAAGGTCGAGTGGAGCTGAAAGATCCAGAGATAAAGAATGGAAACTTTTCTGTGATTCTCAAAAATGTCACCATGAACGACGCTGGAAAATATGAATGTTATGCTGGATACAACAGACAGAGACCTCAGCTTTTGAAGAGCATCAACCTGAAG gtcagacagtACTCGATAAGGACAAAGACCAGAGGAGTGGAGCTGATGGCGTAG
- the LOC113019511 gene encoding programmed cell death 1 ligand 1-like isoform X1 has translation MKLWEIRKEMLLKTALTAFVLSCFLGRLDCEELTVKQAKDVTLECYGPSDANIMISWQKPDLQSEYYVFYISDEHIHKDKQHESFKGRVELKDPEIKNGNFSVILKNVTMNDAGKYECYAGYNRQRPQLLKSINLKVEEGQTVLDKDKDQRSGADGVEVDMSISVVLAAAVLLF, from the exons ATGAAGCTGTGGGAGATAAGAAAGGAAATGCtgttaaaaacagctttaaccGCGTTTGTCCTCTCATGTTTCCTGGGACGTCTGGACTGTGAAG AGCTAACAGTCAAACAAGCAAAGGATGTAACTCTGGAGTGCTATGGCCCCAGTGATGCTAACATAATGATAAGCTGGCAAAAGCCTGACCTGCAGTCAGAGTATTATGTGTTCTACATCAGCGATGAACACattcacaaagacaaacagcatGAATCATTTAAAGGTCGAGTGGAGCTGAAAGATCCAGAGATAAAGAATGGAAACTTTTCTGTGATTCTCAAAAATGTCACCATGAACGACGCTGGAAAATATGAATGTTATGCTGGATACAACAGACAGAGACCTCAGCTTTTGAAGAGCATCAACCTGAAGGTAGAAGAAG gtcagacagtACTCGATAAGGACAAAGACCAGAGGAGTGGAGCTGATGGCGTAGAAGTTGACATGTCGATTTCCGTTgtgcttgctgctgctgttttgttgttttag
- the LOC113019511 gene encoding programmed cell death 1 ligand 1-like isoform X2 gives MVSNPGYHLFVRQLPGMIAELTVKQAKDVTLECYGPSDANIMISWQKPDLQSEYYVFYISDEHIHKDKQHESFKGRVELKDPEIKNGNFSVILKNVTMNDAGKYECYAGYNRQRPQLLKSINLKVEEGQTVLDKDKDQRSGADGVEVDMSISVVLAAAVLLF, from the exons atggtttcaaacccTGGCTACCATCTTTTTGTCCGGCAACTCCCAGGGATGATAGCAG AGCTAACAGTCAAACAAGCAAAGGATGTAACTCTGGAGTGCTATGGCCCCAGTGATGCTAACATAATGATAAGCTGGCAAAAGCCTGACCTGCAGTCAGAGTATTATGTGTTCTACATCAGCGATGAACACattcacaaagacaaacagcatGAATCATTTAAAGGTCGAGTGGAGCTGAAAGATCCAGAGATAAAGAATGGAAACTTTTCTGTGATTCTCAAAAATGTCACCATGAACGACGCTGGAAAATATGAATGTTATGCTGGATACAACAGACAGAGACCTCAGCTTTTGAAGAGCATCAACCTGAAGGTAGAAGAAG gtcagacagtACTCGATAAGGACAAAGACCAGAGGAGTGGAGCTGATGGCGTAGAAGTTGACATGTCGATTTCCGTTgtgcttgctgctgctgttttgttgttttag